A region of the Paramormyrops kingsleyae isolate MSU_618 chromosome 6, PKINGS_0.4, whole genome shotgun sequence genome:
GTGGGTTGTGAAATCATAATTTAATCTAACGATGCTAATCGGCACCAGGCTGTCGCGCTTTAATGCTGGACGTTTAGTGGATTTTCTGTACGTTGCTTTTTCACACTTTTGGCCAAAAAAAGTGTATGGCGGTGGGGACAGAATGATATTATCCTTCATCTGCattcaaattaaaatattgCAACTTTTTAGATATCGCTCAGCCCAATACTAttaaatatatagatatacagCACAAAATTAATACAGTGCGTTACAGTGTACAGTGCAAGTAAGTTCAGGATATACAAGGCTGGCTATAGAAATGTCCACAGAAAAACGTAACTTCTTTTCTACAACCGTAATGCACTGTACTGAGATCCTGTTACaaaaaattaagtaattaattgAAGGAAAATATTTAATACAAAATGGAATTTCACTGTACCTCACTGGCTGCCCCTTACTGCCAATAGATTACCAAACCACTGTTATACCTGAGCCAGTTTCGGAATAGCAGTGCTACTTAGATTCAAATTTCTATGCACTGCGTGCAAAACACATGGACACTAGAGTAGTGGCACCAGGCTTACATTTTGAGGACGTTAGCCACCAGACGGCCGAAGGCCGCACCACAGAGCAGGGAGGGAACGAAAAGGCCGCTGGGAACAGAGACTCCGTATGTCCAGCAGGCCAGCAGGAAGTAGAGCACGAAGAAGATGGTCAGAGTCACCGGACTGAAGGTTCCTGCAAGAGAGACGACGGCGGCCGGCGGTCAAGAGCACGTTTCACGCCCGGAAGTGCGGCTCTGCTGCTGTGAATATTTAACCTAAACAGCCAGAGTCCCAGACTTAGTGGGTAATTAGCAGGAAGCAGGACGGACGTGGGACCTGAAGGCTGGGGAAGCTCTGAAGTGTGAATGAAGGTCGATTCATGCAACTTAGAAGATCAAGTTACAAGGTGTTCAGTGGTACTTTAGACACTATGATCAGCAGATGAAGATTATGGAGCAGATGAAGGAATACAGGCAGTGTGAATGTGCATTCCATAGAGTACGGGTCACTTCAGATAAACCAAAATGGTAGGTGTGCATCTGTGCACCTGGTGCAGGGTGGAAAGGTGTGTCAGAGCCCCAGAGGGGTGCTATACTCATGGTGTGCCGGCCCGAGACATTAGCTCACCATCTTGGTGGAAGAGCTGGTTGATGGCCACTTCTTGGGGGTTAAAGAAGAGTGTAGCCATGTCGTTGTACGTCTTATTCGGGCAGAAGAACTGCTTCACGGTGGAGTTGACGTCCTCGTTGCCCGACACCTGCAGATTCTTGCTTTAGCCATCGATTTAACGCCCGCCGCCCCCAAAGAACACACAGCACACTAAATGCGGAGGGGACTTACCAGAGTGGTGGTGTTGTTGGACGTCGAAGGCAAGAGGTCGCGGCACTCTCCCAGCGTCATGGAGGCCACGAATATCACCACCGTCGTTACCAAGGAGATGAGCAGACTCTCCAGCACCCTGACACCAGACCatgggggggccgggggggtggggcaaaGGAGGGAAACAAAGTGGGCCGGAGTTAGCCGAACAGAAACATCGCTCATTCTGCAGCTTCACCTTCTTAAAATGATCAACCAGTTTAACGGTTTTAGTGGATGAAATGTCACTTAATATTAacctaaattaaattaaacctAAAGTAaagcaaaagaaaagaaatcacacacacacacacacacgtgcgcacacacTCAAAGCTGTTTTTGGCAGAGACAACCAAAATACAAAGTAGCACACTGTTCactatttttaatgaaatgtttCCTTGCACACTCCGGTGCCCCCTGCATTGTATgtggttgcatgttctcctcgttTCCACAAGGTTTTCCCCAAAACATGTGGTGAGTCAACTAGGGTTGCTGAACTACCCCATAGTatatggcagtgtttcccagtccggtcctcagggacacaaagtcggtccatgtttttgctccctccaagctccctgccagactgtctgtggccccaaggaccggattgggaaacactaatCAATGGCCTAACATGCTGAGGGTCCCTTGAGCTTCCTGGAAAATGTATGGAAAAATTCAAGCACTGTTGGATTACGGTGAACAAGTAGCCACATTAGCACAAAGCTAATGTTAAAGTAGCCACCACTTATGAACGCAGTAGTAGATGCTGGATCAAGGGGAGGGGGATTTGACAGTACCTGATGAACTTAGCTTTGGGGTGCACGTTCTTCATGCGGTACTTTGCCAGCCTCTTGTTCATGCAATTGAAGAGCGCCCCCAAGAGGCCACCCACGACACCCATGATCACAAAGAACGCCAAGTCCACTGCTGTCCACAAGTGGCAACTCTTGTCCCCATTCAgacactgagagagagagagagagagagagagagagagagtgagagagagagagtcacaTACAAGTGTGCTAGATTCTCCACAACCAGCAGAGAATCCAGCTGTCCTAAAGAGCAAAACAGCACAGCAACTCCAAATCAAATCCCAAGAAATCTTTACACTTCTGCCTTTGACAAAGACACAAGTGAACATAAAGATGTTGCCCTAAGTACAGTGGAGATGAATCAGAGAAGAGAGGAAAATTACTCGCAAGCTATGAGATGTGACTTGTAAACCACTGATGAGGGTATGGTTTTGGGTCACCTTTCCAGTTGGGAAAGGACTTCATGGGGGAAGCCCAGTGAGGAGGCCCCTCAGGCTGAAATGACGAGCGAGCGCCTCACCCTGAACTCGCCGAAGTTGAGCAGACCGGGCAGCTGGAAGGAGCCCCACTTGCTGTAGTTGATTCCCGAGCGGAAGAAGTTGAGGGTGAAGGTGGCCGACATGGAGCAGAAGAGCTGTGCAGCGGGAGGAGGGGAGGGACGGGGGACAAGGGCGTCAGCGTCGGCCCTTTGTGTCACCAGACAATCTACATCCGCGGTTACAGCACAGCTCGCTTCAAATGCCACACCCCACTCAAAGAGTAAACTGCCGATTTGAGATAATTGTTCCCAAACCAGACCTGAGAGGTGTAATCGTGCAGGGCTCTGCATTCCTGCCCAGGGATTATGAACAAATACGCATTTATGAGGATTCTACAATCAAAGCACAACTGTTAACCATTTTAACATCTATTTCTATACACATGATACTAATATTATGATATTAGTCTGTCCAGTAAAAGTTCAGTATTTGCTCATTCACAAAAATCTAATGCCGCTgtcagacagagaggcagacgGGCTCAGCTCTGCAATCTCACCACTTTCCAGGTGAGGGCCTGGTTCCAGAAGGAGGAGCCCTCCTCCAGGCTGAAGAGCGTCCCCCCAATGGGCGCCCCGAAGGCGGCTGCCACGCCTGCCGCAGCCCCCGCAGACACGAAGTCCCTCTTGTCCCTGCGACGGCACAGAAGGAGCGACTCACACACGTGACACCATTCGGGTGACTCAGCACAGGCTTCGGCCCACAGTCACATAGCAGCCGTCTGCCGTTCCTGCCATTTTTACAGGACAACAGGAACACAGAGGCTGAAGACCTGCGCTTCTGACcagatggaaagttcaggtccagaaagtacaaatccagaccaagattttgtttcaaccaaccacttgagtaggaacagtcacagtcacagagtactcaactggttggttgaaacaaaaccttggtctggatttgtactctctggacctgaaccttCCACCTCTGCCAGCAGGGTGCAGCTGCTTTGACCTTTACCATGAAAACCCTGCCAAAATAACGACAATCCTCAGGCACTCTAGGGTAGGAGCCAGGAACCCTGTACCAGACAAAGGATTATGGGAACAGGGATAGATGGAAtattaataatgacaataatagtATCTGGTCATACAAGTCAGCAAGAATAGTTGAAACTGCTGTCTAAGTCACTTTACATAAAATGACCTACAGAAAAAACTCCCCTTAAAAAAATCACTGACTAAGCAGTCTGACACTAAGCTACACAATGACTCTCTCAAATTTTAGACTGTGGGTGCCGCTCTTCTCGGTCGATGTCTAACACACGTTTATAAAGTCAGCAGAGGTACGGCCAGCGAGGATTCTGGGAAGCAGGAGGAGCTCACCTGTCGCTACGGAAATAGGGGAAGTTAAGATGGATCTTCCGGAATGTGATGCTCTGAAACTAGAGAATGCGTGAAGTTAAAATAAAGACCAAAAAAATGATTTGACCGATACCGTAAAGTACAATGTAAAATTACAACGATACAGCAATAATATTATACTTTAGCATGGTAACATTAGACTACAGTAAACTGCCAAACACTCCCAGTACAGTCAAAGTTTGCTTATATTTCAGCATTTCTATCATGTGACCATCCCTTGTCACGTGACCAGAGCTCACTGAGCAGCGAACACTTTGTGTACCTGAGGAAGCCCAGCACCCACGATGGCCCCGCTGTGTATCATCGGTCCCTCCTTCCCCACAAAGAGACCTGGGAACAAGAGGACTCAGTTATAACCTGAGAGAGGCAGTGCGACATTGCTGGGACACGCTCAGCCATGACAGTGGTGGTCTCTGCAATTAAATCAACCTCAAAACAGCCCCCGATGTTACCAGTGAACATGTATGCTGACAGCATTAACTCCTACCACCTTTGAGCTATACTGACAACCCCTTAGCCAATGAAAAGAGTGTAAGGCCTGCACTTTACAAAAACTCCCAAGTTCTGGTGAATGGATCTGAGGAACATTATATCTCAGTCCACTGCCTTCCACGTAAATAAATAACACTGCAAAGCCACATAACTGAAGCTCATCTCTCCCTTAAGCAATGAATCAGTTTTCATCTCTGTATTATTGTTGTAGGGAATGTTTGATTTGGCCGACTCGTGGAACGAGGTGGAGATCAAACAGGTTTTCATTTCGATCCGTGGTCAAAGTACAAAGAACGGTGAGATACCTCCAGCCACCGCGAACAGAACACCAAGGGCCTTGCAGAGGAACGTGCGGAGACGGACAATGCCAGGGATCTTCACCCCGTTCAGGTAGCTCTTGATCTCGGGGATGCCAGAACCCACTGCTATGGGCTATAAAGGCAGATGCAGAAGCATGAGCTGCAAGTGAGCATGGATGACTGTATGGGGCAAACACCCTCAATGCCTCAAAACTCAACCACAGGTGGCAAACCAAAAAAATCAAACCTGAATGTTTTTCccctaaaataaaaattatgatCACTGGGAGAGAACATTAAGCGCCAGTTGAATGCGGGAAGGGTTTGGCTCCGACGCTGTACCTCGATGAGAACAAACATGCTGGCGATGAAGACAAAGGCCATGTTGAAGGCCAGCAGCTCCAGCAGAGAAAGAGCCAGGCAGCCTCTCTCACTGCACTCCTCCACAGCTTAGGCAAGGGAGTCAAGGCAGGACAGAGCAAGGGGACAGTCTGTGGACCTGGACAAGCAAGGGTCACATAAACAGAGAAGCAAGGCTGCAATTACAGGATCGGCACGTCAACCTTGTGAAATCTAATTGCTAGCTGGGTGGAAGCGATTATGTAATTTACAAAGGATACATCTTCCAACCAAATTAAACTTCAGCTGAGTGAACAGTCTGACGAAGAAGTCCACAAAAAGGCCAACCTGAAAAGAACCAAACAAGGGCTCACAGTTTCCTCTTTCAAAGTCACACATTACAGCTGTCCACAGGCCGGAGGCAGCACAGAGGAGTTTCAAATGCAGAATCTCTCCATAGTAATAAACTATGAATTAAAAATGACTCACCATGCCGATGGAAACGCCGATGGCAAACACCAGCATCCACTTCACAGCTTCATACTTCTTTGCTTTctattttttaagtaaaaaccagaaaaaaaaagttactttCTTGGCTAAAACAAAATGCATATAATGTTGCTGaataaaagacaataaaaaataataatgttaagAAGAGTTACTGTGACAATTTGACATGTGTTTTGCCAAAGGGGAATTAAAGTTTCCCAAAGCTGGGCTGAGTCATTCAGAGTCCTAAACTCAATGAAACATAAACAGAAAACTGAAGTGACTCATAGATGTAACAAATGAAGATCATCCAAGCCTTCCTTCTAAGTCTGAGTAGTAGGAAGCATGTTTTGGCAGTTAGTGTAGATGCCCCAATGAATGCTGGATGCAAGCTGACTGTAGAGACTTTCATAACAGTAGGACAGACCCAACTCCTCCTAGCCCTTGATACTAACCGTTATAACAACTAACATACATTTTACCATTTAATAAATGTACATTGCATATTACCAAACATAAAGGTTTCTACAGCAAATTTACTATCACCAAGGGCAGTAAAATCTTTTTATTGCGACTTCCTACTTATAGGGTGGCCAATGAAAACGTATTATTATGACTACCTTATTATCAATGCCCTCCAGGACGTCGACATACGGTTCATTGATGCACCTGTCATAGTCCAAGCTCTGCCGCAGGAGAACAAGCTCAAAGTCAGCATTTTATTACCCAATCACGCAAAAGTATTGTGTTGTTTCCAACACATCTCATGACTGGGAAATAGTTAACATGCATGTACTTTGGATCCACCACagaatatattatatatatatatatattttacctcATAATCTTTCCGTGGAAGGATCTCATCTTCATCTTCGCGTGTCTCCCCAAGAATTGTCTGGCATCACAGCATATTAGAATGAAAAAAGAGAGCATTATATTATGGCATAAAGATAAAAGcttatttaataattttagaTGCGGTTCAAGTTTCTTGCTTTGGTGTGGTTGTATTGGGATACCTTCTGGTTCTGAATCATCCATAGAACGTGAAGCCACAAGCCAGGAAACAAACATGGACCAAAAGTTGCACCACATTCCGTTCATGAATACAAGCTATAATGAGGGCGTTGTCTGGTTCTGCTGATAACGGTCTTCAATACTGAAATAATACGACTTATAATAAGTCTCAACGGATCAGACCTATTTAGCGCCAGGGATCGCGATGGCCAGCCCCATAGTTATACTGCCAAACAAAGCGGGGCATCTGCCAGCTAGCTTGCTGTTGCATGACTCATGTTTCACTATGCAAGTCATAGTTAACGTGGAATCACCC
Encoded here:
- the clcn6 gene encoding H(+)/Cl(-) exchange transporter 6 isoform X2; this translates as MACCGSCLCCQCCCREGETRTPEELTILGETREDEDEILPRKDYESLDYDRCINEPYVDVLEGIDNKKAKKYEAVKWMLVFAIGVSIGMVGLFVDFFVRLFTQLKFNLVGRSVEECSERGCLALSLLELLAFNMAFVFIASMFVLIEPIAVGSGIPEIKSYLNGVKIPGIVRLRTFLCKALGVLFAVAGGLFVGKEGPMIHSGAIVGAGLPQFQSITFRKIHLNFPYFRSDRDKRDFVSAGAAAGVAAAFGAPIGGTLFSLEEGSSFWNQALTWKVLFCSMSATFTLNFFRSGINYSKWGSFQLPGLLNFGEFRCLNGDKSCHLWTAVDLAFFVIMGVVGGLLGALFNCMNKRLAKYRMKNVHPKAKFIRVLESLLISLVTTVVIFVASMTLGECRDLLPSTSNNTTTLVSGNEDVNSTVKQFFCPNKTYNDMATLFFNPQEVAINQLFHQDGTFSPVTLTIFFVLYFLLACWTYGVSVPSGLFVPSLLCGAAFGRLVANVLKINIGMNIYSGTFALIGAAAFLGGVVRMTISLTVILIESTNEITYGLPIMITLMVAKWTGDFFNKGIYDIHIKLKGVPLLEWETEAEMDKLTASDIMEPNLTYVYPHTRIQSLVSILRTTVYHAFPVVTENRDNEKEFMKGNILISNNIRFKKSSVLTRAGEQRRRCQSMKSYPSSELRNVCDEQEVSQPVGDSQDILEQMLERRHTPYPSLYPMESPSEDWTMEERFRPLTFHGLILRSQLVTLLIRGVCYAENQSSAAQPRLSYSEMTEDYPRYPDIHDLDLTLLNPRMIVDVTPYMNPSPYTVSPNTHVSQVFNLFRTMGIRHLPVVNAVGEIVGIITRHNLTHEFLMAKLRQHYITI
- the clcn6 gene encoding H(+)/Cl(-) exchange transporter 6 isoform X1, whose protein sequence is MACCGSCLCCQCCCREGETRTPEELTILGETREDEDEILPRKDYESLDYDRCINEPYVDVLEGIDNKKAKKYEAVKWMLVFAIGVSIGMVGLFVDFFVRLFTQLKFNLVGRSVEECSERGCLALSLLELLAFNMAFVFIASMFVLIEPIAVGSGIPEIKSYLNGVKIPGIVRLRTFLCKALGVLFAVAGGLFVGKEGPMIHSGAIVGAGLPQFQSITFRKIHLNFPYFRSDRDKRDFVSAGAAAGVAAAFGAPIGGTLFSLEEGSSFWNQALTWKVLFCSMSATFTLNFFRSGINYSKWGSFQLPGLLNFGEFRCLNGDKSCHLWTAVDLAFFVIMGVVGGLLGALFNCMNKRLAKYRMKNVHPKAKFIRVLESLLISLVTTVVIFVASMTLGECRDLLPSTSNNTTTLVSGNEDVNSTVKQFFCPNKTYNDMATLFFNPQEVAINQLFHQDGTFSPVTLTIFFVLYFLLACWTYGVSVPSGLFVPSLLCGAAFGRLVANVLKINIGMNIYSGTFALIGAAAFLGGVVRMTISLTVILIESTNEITYGLPIMITLMVAKWTGDFFNKGIYDIHIKLKGVPLLEWETEAEMDKLTASDIMEPNLTYVYPHTRIQSLVSILRTTVYHAFPVVTENRDNEKEFMKGNILISNNIRFKKSSVLTRAGEQRRRCQSMKSYPSSELRNVCDEQEVSQPVGDSQDILEQMLERRHTPYPSLYPMESPSEDWTMEERFRPLTFHGLILRSQLVTLLIRGVCYAENQSSAAQPRLSYSEMTEDYPRYPDIHDLDLTLLNPRMIVDVTPYMNPSPYTVSPNTHVSQVFNLFRTMGIRHLPVVNAVGEVEWDDNTDCQLRISRTLKHALKTFRHR